One region of Chloroflexaceae bacterium genomic DNA includes:
- a CDS encoding TRAP transporter large permease subunit gives FAGALIPGLMLTASYALYVMIVSWLRPSAAPALPPEARTLRGFELYRRVVRSVVLPAFLIFAVLGSIFFGIATPTEAGGIGALGACVLAALNGRLNRQVLR, from the coding sequence TGTTTGCCGGCGCGCTCATCCCCGGCCTGATGTTGACAGCCTCCTATGCGCTTTACGTGATGATTGTATCCTGGCTGCGGCCTTCTGCTGCGCCGGCGCTACCGCCGGAGGCGCGCACGTTGCGCGGCTTCGAACTATATCGCCGCGTTGTGCGTTCGGTAGTGTTACCGGCTTTTCTGATCTTTGCCGTGCTCGGCAGCATCTTCTTCGGCATCGCCACGCCGACGGAGGCCGGCGGCATCGGTGCGCTTGGTGCCTGTGTGCTGGCTGCGCTGAACGGTCGGCTCAATCGGCAGGTGTTGCGGG